DNA from Terriglobus tenax:
GCGAAGCTGGGCTGCACCTCTGCTGGCCGCAACGGATGCGGGGACATAGAGAAGCGAGAGCGTGCAGTTGGCTCCTGGAGCGAGTGTGGATGGAAGCGTCGGGCAGCTTCCCTGGCCCAGTGCAAAGCCACCGGGCAATGTGAGGGAGCGCAGGCTCAGGGGATTGCTGCTGGTATTGGTGAGCAGAAGAGACTGCGGCGCACTGGCGGAAGCGATCTTCTGCATGCCGAAGGAGAGCGCTGCGGGAGCCACCTGGCGGAGGATACCGCCCGAGTAGCTGATATCTCCGGCAGCAGAGGTCGCAACGGTTCGCGCGGAGCTAAGCGAAGAGGCCGTGTCAGCCTGATCTGCATTGCCTGCGAGGGTGCTGATCCCAGTTCCGGCGACAGCGCGGATACGCTGATTGCCACTGTCGGCGAAGAGGATGTCTCCCGCGGAGGTTACGGTGATGCCGGTTGGATGGGCAAGTTGTGCGGCGGTGGAGTTGCCGTTATCCCCTGCGCTGCCCGGCGAGCCGTTGCCCGCGACCGTGGTGATGATGCCGGCGAGATCGACCCGCCGGATGCGCTGGTTATGCGTATCGGAGAGATAGAGATTGCCAGCGGCATCAAAGGCCAGTCCGGCAGGAGAATCGAGACCTGCATCTGTAGCTTGCCCGCCATCACCGGAGAAGGTTTGCTCTCCATTGCCCGCGATGGTGGTGATGATGCCGGAGGCGTCGATTTTGCGAATGCGATGGTTGCGCTGGTCCGCAATGGCAAGCGTGCCATCGCTGGCGACGGCAATCGCGGAAGGCAGGCAGAGATTGGCCAGGGCTGCGGCTGCGCCGTCGCCGGAAAGCCCACAAAGGCCATTGCCCGCGATGGTGGTGATGATTCCCTGCCCGCTGATGCGGCGGATGCGATGATTATGCGCGTCGGCGATGTAGAGGTTTCCGATGGAATCGAAGGCAAGGCCGAGCGGTGTATCGAGCGAGGCCGAGATGGCCGGACCTCCGTCGCCGGAGAAGCCCTGGCGACGGTCGCCCGCGATGACGGTCACGATGCCATCACTTGTACGGCGCAGGATGACATGGTCGCCTGCATCGGCGATATAGAGATCGCCTGTTGCGCTATAGGTGATGGCCGCAGGAAGAATGGCCTGAACGTTGAGTGTGCTGGTGGTGGGTGCAGGCGTGATGGTGAGCGCGGAGTTTTGCGCGTGCGCTGACGGCACGGACAACAGGCAGACCAAAGACAAGAGGCTGCCGAGCGGGAATCGTAGGAAGCTCAGCCAGATTCGCGGCATCGGATGTTCGTTGGTTCACCCAATATACCGCATACCGCGAGACGGACTTAGAGCGCGCGGTCATTCATGACCAGGGCCACAGCGCTGCGCAGGCGCGCAAGGCTGCCCTCAAACGCCGGACGGAGCTTCGGTCCCCGGTAGAAGGCGTTGCGGCGCATCTCGGTGTCAATGCAGGAGGCAACCAGTTGCCAGACCGTGGTGATATCGCCGACGATGACGATCTCGCTGGGCGCAAGTCCCGAGGCGATCATACGCAGGCCTTTGCCTAGATACGTTGCTGCCTTTTGCAGGGCCGTGAGCGCGTGCTTGTCGCCGTTCTGCGCCAGGTGGAGAAGGTTGTCGTAGGAGGCAAGCCGGCTTCCGCTGGCTTCCTCGTAATAGCGCAGGGCGGCACGGTTAGAGGCCGTGACCTCCCAGCAGCCATTGCTGCCGCAGGCGCAGGCAGGACCGTTCTCATCGATCTGTACGTGACCAAACTCGCCCGCCATGCCCTCTTCCCCGCGAAGCAACTGCCCGTTGGCGAAGATACCGGTGCCGATGCCTTCGGCGACGTTAACGACGACAAGGTCATGCATGCCGTCACTCTCGCCGAACCATACTTCCGATAAGGCACAGGCATTGGCGACGTTGTCCATCTCGACGCGAAGATCGGTGGCGCGCTCCATGCGCTGCTTAACGGCAAGTACAGGCCAATGCAGATTGGGCGCGAAGATGAGCTTCTGCTGCTCCAGATCGGCACGGCCGGGAATGCAAATACCAATACCATCGAGCGAACGCTCAGGATGCGTGTCGACCATACGACGGACGGCCTTGATGATGGCGTTCATGGCGGCGCGTGCGTCGTCGGGCAGCGGCACGATGCTTTGCGAAACGACACGTCCTGCAAGATCAACAATACCCAGCGTAGTTTGCGAAGGATGAATGTCGAGAGCGAGCACGGCCCGCTTGTCGTTGATCTGCAGGAAGGTTGGGCGGCGTCCGCGGGGCAGGCGTCCGATTTCGCCTTCGATGATCCAACCGCCGGAGATCAGCTCCTCGACGATGAGTGAGACAGTGCTGCGCTGCAGGCCTGAGATGCGCGACAGCTCCGCGCGAGAGATGGGCTGGCGCGTGCGGATGAGGTTGAAGACCAGCGAGAGATTGATCTGCCGTGGCGTCTTATTCGATGCGCTCTGGTGGCGCGTAAGGCGGAATCGTTGCAAGGCTTCTTCCAGGCGTCCTTCCGTGCAATCTTAGCTGGAGCGCGTCACGATGCGGAAGTCTTTCGTTTTCCTCGCCGTAGAGCATGACATAGCGGTCACAAACAGCGGTTTTGCGATAGACTGAATAAGGAATGGGCGGATAGCTCAGTTGGTTAGAGCGCCTGCCTTACAAGCAGGATGTCGGGGGTTCGAGTCCCTCTCTGCCCACCATTCTTAAAAACCACAAAATCGCGGAATTTCTCTGTGCTGCCGATTCTATGGCAGGCAATCACCTTTTTAAAGGAAAATCGGTGAATGCTGAGCTCCGCCGAAACAGTGCTTCAGCTACCTGCGTTCGCCTCCGGAGTAACGCTTTTGCTGGCCTTTTCCTATTAGCCGCCTGTTTTCAACGAGTTCCCGGACAGCAACTTCAGGTTGCTGTGCAGCTCCCATTTTGGAGTGACGTGTCATACCTCAACCCGATGCGAAGCAGTGTGCCTCCCAGACGGCACTAGCTCCGCTTCAGGACGAAGTAAACGAGCGAGAACCAGATGCAGAAGTCGGCAAGGAAAATCGGAACCAGCAAGAACCCGGGGAAGCGGCTGTCCTGCCAAGGCACGAGGAACGTCACCATTAGATGGACTGCCGCGATGCCCACCATAAGCAGCCAGAACGACTGCTTACGCCTGAACTCCCATGCGATGAACCCAAGAGCGAACATCACTCCTACTGACACGCCGAGCGGTCGGGCTCGTGCTGCGCCGCCATTTAGAGAAGCAAAAGCAAAGTAGCAAATTCCGAGAACGAGGCCGAGCCAGCCCCCCGTTCTCACGTCCAGAGTTTTGAATTGAGGCATCAACCTAGCCCGCATACCTCTTAAGAACACTGTGAGCACAGAACAGGCTCAGAGCAAAATCGAGGATGCCGATTGGTACAAGGACGAAGCCAGGCATATGTTCATCTCCCCACGGCACCAACACGACCAGGGCAAGATGGGCGACCGCCAGAACCACCATGACATACCAGAACGCTCGAAGGTGCCGGAAGTTCCATGCCCCATATCCAACAACGAGCAATACGGCCACTGAAACGCTTCCGGCCATGGCCAAGCCCATTTTCCCTTGCAGAGCAAATAAGACATATACGAGCAGGCCGCAAAGTCCCACCCATAGCCCGGTCTTTCTGCTAGCACCTCTGAACCTCAACGTTGAACTCATTTGCCTCACCGAGCCATGCAAGCGTTGTAATCCTTACCTGTACTGATGAGGTCAGCACCAGCGGAAATGACATTTAACGCCGTTCCTATTCCAGGTAAGAGGTTGGCAAATGATTTCGCAAACCCAGCCTCAGTTCGAAGCGAGATTCGGGCGGCAGGAGTTAGCGCAGTCACATGAAGGCCAGCAAATGTACTGGTCAGACCGACCACTCCTGTTCTTGATGTGTCCGCAGAGATGGCGCTGTTAACTACCGAAGTAATGCCAACGGCAGTTTGGAACACCCGCTACGATTGCGTCTGTAGCTAATCCTGTGGCTGATGCCCCCCAAGGCCCACTTCCGCCGGGAATACCTTGCCTTGGGCCAGCTAGGACACCTTGAGCCATGTTGTAGAAGACATTCTGGCCGCCACCCGAACCTGTACGAATGCTAGTTACGAGATCGGTGATGCTGCTGAAGGTATTGCCAGCCAAAGCGCTCGATATAAAGCCGCCGACCGGACTGGTTCCAATTCCGAGCTTGCTTAAACCGTTCGCTAAACTCGTTGTCGTTCCGAAGTTGGAAGCACAGTTGAAGACATTCCCGTTACTTGGGGCGAT
Protein-coding regions in this window:
- a CDS encoding NHL domain-containing protein; protein product: MPRIWLSFLRFPLGSLLSLVCLLSVPSAHAQNSALTITPAPTTSTLNVQAILPAAITYSATGDLYIADAGDHVILRRTSDGIVTVIAGDRRQGFSGDGGPAISASLDTPLGLAFDSIGNLYIADAHNHRIRRISGQGIITTIAGNGLCGLSGDGAAAALANLCLPSAIAVASDGTLAIADQRNHRIRKIDASGIITTIAGNGEQTFSGDGGQATDAGLDSPAGLAFDAAGNLYLSDTHNQRIRRVDLAGIITTVAGNGSPGSAGDNGNSTAAQLAHPTGITVTSAGDILFADSGNQRIRAVAGTGISTLAGNADQADTASSLSSARTVATSAAGDISYSGGILRQVAPAALSFGMQKIASASAPQSLLLTNTSSNPLSLRSLTLPGGFALGQGSCPTLPSTLAPGANCTLSLLYVPASVAASRGAAQLRVDGLPLQTIRLSGSSYSPATTTGLTPLGITYAGIPVTLTATITASGPAVPTGIVRFTDGGTPLGQTTLTGSTANFTTSAFTAGEHSITASYSGDANFDASTSSPLLASITPVSSFTLAQDAGSSPNVSIAAGSSAQFRFAVTIPPASLVTPVILTASGLPNGATVSFAPASLASSGTVTMTLQTSPRAAWIPILFLTPAILLFARRRRRIAVCTVCCLFLLTGCGGGSVRQLSSGYTITVTARATTVAGTQVQQQLNVSLTIL
- a CDS encoding ROK family transcriptional regulator produces the protein MQRFRLTRHQSASNKTPRQINLSLVFNLIRTRQPISRAELSRISGLQRSTVSLIVEELISGGWIIEGEIGRLPRGRRPTFLQINDKRAVLALDIHPSQTTLGIVDLAGRVVSQSIVPLPDDARAAMNAIIKAVRRMVDTHPERSLDGIGICIPGRADLEQQKLIFAPNLHWPVLAVKQRMERATDLRVEMDNVANACALSEVWFGESDGMHDLVVVNVAEGIGTGIFANGQLLRGEEGMAGEFGHVQIDENGPACACGSNGCWEVTASNRAALRYYEEASGSRLASYDNLLHLAQNGDKHALTALQKAATYLGKGLRMIASGLAPSEIVIVGDITTVWQLVASCIDTEMRRNAFYRGPKLRPAFEGSLARLRSAVALVMNDRAL